The genomic stretch TAGGGGAGCTCCTCCGCCACGCCCTCCGCCGCCCGCACCCCGCGCGCCAGCGCCCGCCGGCGCATGGCCGGCGAGGGGTCGACCCCGTCGCGCACGCCCAGCGGCGCCGCGAAACGCCCGCTGCCCACACCCACCTCCAGCCAGCGGCCCGGGCCAAGCAGCTGTCGGACCGCCTCCAGCTCGGCGGCGTAGGCGAGCGGGTGGCGCTCGAACCAGGCCTCGTAGCGGTCGTCGAGGAGGTCGAATGGCGACTCCGCCGCCAGCGCCGTCCCCGCCTCCGCCAGCGCCGGCAGCAGGGCCGCCGCCACGCGCCCCGCCAGCCGCGGCTCCAGACCGGCCTCCCGCCCGAGCAGCCGCACCGCCTCCTCCGGCTCGGCCAGGAGCCCGGCCAGCGCCCGGCGGTAGGCGCGCACGTAGGCGGCGAGCAGCTCGTCGGGCACGCCCGGGCGGCTCGCGCCCACCAGCGTCGGGCGAAGGCCACCGCC from Bacillota bacterium encodes the following:
- a CDS encoding class I SAM-dependent methyltransferase; this encodes MAAESPFDLLDDRYEAWFERHPLAYAAELEAVRQLLGPGRWLEVGVGSGRFAAPLGVRDGVDPSPAMRRRALARGVRAAEGVAEELPYGEASWDGVLMVTTVCFVADLDRSLGEARRVLRAGGALVVGFVDRLSPLGRLYEARRADDPFYRGARFYSVEELRAALGRAGFEVTAA